One genomic region from Burkholderia sp. WP9 encodes:
- a CDS encoding AlpA family phage regulatory protein gives MAKRSIALSIPETGFLRLPQVLCIVGFSASTLWRGCASGTFPKPVKLSVKVSAWRVEDVRAWIAKQGQSTAGAIAPGAKASRAKCRPKS, from the coding sequence ATGGCAAAAAGATCAATCGCGCTTTCGATTCCCGAAACGGGGTTCCTTCGACTGCCTCAAGTGCTTTGTATCGTTGGCTTTTCAGCTAGCACGCTGTGGCGCGGATGTGCGTCCGGTACTTTCCCCAAGCCGGTCAAGCTATCGGTCAAGGTGTCGGCCTGGCGCGTTGAGGATGTGCGTGCGTGGATCGCCAAGCAGGGGCAATCGACTGCCGGCGCGATCGCCCCAGGTGCGAAAGCATCCCGAGCAAAGTGCCGCCCCAAGTCCTGA
- a CDS encoding phage portal protein, whose translation MSNIQTFTFGDAVPVMDRAEILDYVETWAAGKWFEPPVSWAGLAKSFRAGVHHGSAIYFKRNVLASTFIPHRLLSQEEFGKLALDYLVFGNGYLEGQKSRLGDRQPLKRAPAKYVRRSTDLQRFFQVSGWDIEHEFEPDSIVHLMEPDINQEVYGLPEYLGALNSAWLNESATLFRRKYYENGSHAGFIMYMTDAVNSQTDIDAMREALRRSKGPGNFRNMFVYAPNGKKDGIQLIPMSEVTAKDEFFNIKNVSRDDLLAAHRIPPQLMGIVPSNTGGFGAADKAAEVFGVNEIGSLQRRFERINEALGDEVVRFTPYSVIA comes from the coding sequence ATGAGCAACATTCAAACCTTCACGTTCGGCGATGCAGTGCCGGTAATGGACCGCGCCGAGATTCTCGACTACGTTGAAACCTGGGCGGCCGGAAAATGGTTCGAGCCGCCGGTGTCGTGGGCAGGCCTGGCGAAATCGTTTCGAGCTGGTGTTCATCATGGATCGGCGATCTACTTCAAGCGCAACGTGCTCGCGTCGACATTCATTCCGCACAGGCTGCTATCGCAAGAGGAGTTTGGAAAGCTGGCGCTTGATTACCTGGTGTTCGGCAATGGCTATCTTGAGGGGCAAAAAAGCCGCCTCGGCGATCGTCAGCCGCTCAAGCGTGCGCCGGCGAAGTACGTGCGCCGCTCGACAGACCTGCAGCGTTTCTTCCAAGTCAGCGGATGGGACATTGAGCACGAATTCGAGCCGGACTCGATCGTTCATCTGATGGAGCCGGACATTAACCAGGAGGTGTATGGACTGCCTGAATATCTCGGCGCGCTCAATAGCGCCTGGCTCAATGAGTCTGCAACGCTCTTTCGCCGGAAGTACTACGAGAACGGCTCGCACGCCGGGTTCATCATGTACATGACCGACGCCGTGAACAGTCAAACCGATATCGACGCCATGCGCGAAGCGTTGAGGCGAAGCAAGGGGCCGGGTAATTTCCGCAACATGTTCGTGTACGCGCCGAACGGAAAGAAAGACGGCATCCAGCTCATACCCATGTCTGAGGTCACGGCCAAAGACGAGTTTTTCAACATCAAGAATGTTTCTCGTGATGACCTTCTCGCCGCACATCGCATCCCGCCGCAGCTCATGGGCATCGTGCCGAGCAATACCGGGGGCTTTGGTGCGGCCGATAAGGCTGCCGAAGTGTTTGGCGTGAATGAAATCGGGTCGCTTCAACGTCGCTTCGAGCGCATCAACGAAGCGCTCGGCGATGAGGTCGTGAGATTCACCCCGTATTCCGTGATCGCGTGA
- a CDS encoding ogr/Delta-like zinc finger family protein: protein MTSPKSLRLKFACPHCLSRTVADGGLEVSPLRIEIRYACTDFECGHTFTATLEAVRTLIPSNKPNPDIHLPVSGFVAKGKRGAKAVTA, encoded by the coding sequence ATGACAAGCCCGAAGTCGTTGAGACTCAAATTTGCGTGCCCACACTGCCTATCCCGCACGGTTGCGGATGGAGGCCTTGAAGTATCACCATTGCGGATCGAAATTCGTTACGCCTGTACCGATTTCGAGTGTGGGCACACCTTCACCGCGACGTTAGAGGCTGTTCGAACGTTGATACCGAGCAACAAGCCAAACCCCGATATTCACTTGCCTGTGTCGGGTTTCGTGGCGAAGGGAAAGAGAGGCGCGAAGGCTGTCACGGCATGA
- a CDS encoding recombinase family protein, with translation MRDSSDKGTLDIVTGGMRIGYARVSTVDQNLELQRDALARAGCVQVYEEKASGKSATGRPELAHLMRALRKGDTLIVWRLDRLGRSLVDLVRIVDELAARGVAFESLSEKIDTSTAQGRMFFGFMAAMAQYQRDVISENTLAGLKAARARGRNGGRPPALDDVAIAEIRVLMQSADMSAMRIAKRYGVSKTTLYNTLKRAEKKEAAELSIRHPPHAVTAFAPLFPFATKPDTGK, from the coding sequence ATGCGCGATTCATCCGACAAGGGCACGCTCGATATCGTCACCGGCGGCATGCGCATCGGTTATGCGCGCGTGTCGACGGTCGATCAAAACCTCGAGCTGCAACGCGACGCGCTCGCGCGTGCGGGCTGCGTGCAAGTCTATGAAGAAAAGGCGAGCGGGAAATCGGCAACCGGCCGGCCCGAGCTGGCGCACCTGATGCGGGCTTTGCGCAAGGGTGACACGCTGATCGTTTGGCGGCTCGATCGCCTCGGCCGATCGCTCGTCGACCTGGTGCGTATCGTCGACGAGCTGGCCGCGCGCGGTGTCGCGTTCGAAAGCCTGTCAGAGAAGATCGACACGAGCACCGCGCAAGGCCGCATGTTTTTCGGGTTCATGGCGGCGATGGCGCAATATCAGCGTGACGTGATAAGCGAGAACACGCTTGCGGGCCTGAAAGCGGCCCGCGCACGCGGTCGCAACGGCGGCCGGCCCCCTGCCCTCGACGATGTCGCGATCGCCGAAATACGCGTGCTGATGCAAAGCGCCGATATGTCTGCGATGCGCATTGCGAAGCGATACGGCGTCAGCAAAACCACGCTTTACAACACGCTCAAGCGCGCCGAGAAAAAAGAGGCCGCCGAGCTATCAATCCGGCATCCACCTCATGCCGTGACAGCCTTCGCGCCTCTCTTTCCCTTCGCCACGAAACCCGACACAGGCAAGTGA